The following DNA comes from Frankia casuarinae.
TCAAAGGCGACATGAATCGCCACTACACCGCCTGGCAGACGGCGTTCGCCTACACGATGGGCGTCTTCGATCACGCCGTGCTCACCGGAGCACTGACCCTGGACGGGCTTGACGAACTCGACGGCGGCTTCGACCCCGCCACCATGGGCCCACCGGGACGGCCGTCGATGGCTGATACCGGGCCCAGCGACTTCCACCGGGTCATGAACGACTCAGGTGTGATCGCCGAGCCGCCGCAGTGGTTCGCCTCGTACCGCCTGCTCGTGAATCTCTTCTACCAGCAGCTGCCCCTGCTGAGCGTCTCCCCGCTGCACCGCTACTACGTCTGCTACGCCGTCGCCGAGACGGTCGACGAGGTGCTGGGGGAGTCCTGGCAGGAGCGGTTGGAGCGGAGGGCCAGCCGGGCATGACCGTACAGCAGGCGGAGTCGACCGCCACGTCCCCTGCCACACCCGCGGCAGGAGCCCTCGAGCCCCTGTGGGTGCTGCGCGTCAACCTGCTGCGCCGCACCCGGCTGAGCGACCCCGCGCTGGCCGCAGTGCTTGGTGACCTCCTTACCGCCGAAGCGACACTCGCGGCAGCGGCGCAGAAGTGCTCCGACGAGCTGCACGAGCTGATTGGCGCCACTACCGACCGCGAGGCACGCGGCCGGCTCATCGCATTGCGCCGAGACGTTCACAACGACCGCCGGCCGCGTAGCGGCACGGCCGTTACGCCAGCGGTGGACCAGTGGGCGGCGGCGCGGGACCGGCGCGACGCACTGCGGGCACGGATCGCGGACACCTATCCACAGGCCATCGCCCGGGAGCGGGAGGGGCTGGGTGCCCTGCTCGCCGACGACGACCTGCGCCGCGCACTGGCCCTGGTGGCGCCCGAGGTGTCGGACGGCGCCGATCGGTATCGCGCCGCACTGGCGGATTCACGTCCGCTGCCCGCGCGACTGCGCAAGTCGGAGCGTGGTCTGGTGCAGTACGTCACCCGGGCCATGATTCGCACCAGCCCGCTCTCCCGCTTTACCGCCGTAGGCGTGGCGGTGCCCGATGACCGGGGTCGGGCCCCCGACGAGATCCGCTTCGCGAGCGCCGTCCCCTTCATGGGGCTGGACCGGGTGATGCTCGGGTATGTTGCTGCCGGGCTGACCGCCCCGAGGGACGGCGTCGGGCTGGACCACTGGGTCCAGCTCCCACCGACGGCCGAGGTCGACGAGTCCTCCGCCCGGCTGTACTTCATGCGCCCCACGGCGAAGGGCATCCAGCGGCTGTCCACACCGGTGACAGGCCTTGTGCAGTCGGTCCTGGAAGCCACGGCCATGGGCCCCCGCCGTGTCGGCGCCATCGCCGGCCACATCGCAGAGCGGACGGAAGTCCACTACGACCAGGCGGTGCGAGCCATAGCACAGGCCGTGGGCGCGGGTATCCTGTGCACGTGCGACGGGCCGGAGGACGGGGACGCGCCCTACTCAGCGCTTCTCCACCGGCCCGACAGCCCGGTCGTCCGTCTTGACGATGTGGCCCGGCGGTTGAAAGTCATCGCCGACGCCCCGCCGGAGGACCGCGTGGCCGAACTGAGCCGACTGAGGAGCGCGCTGGCGGACGTCAGCCGTCATGCGGGTCGACCCGCGCAGATCCTCGTCGAGGAGGACTACGTCCTGCCGCCCCGGACAGTGGCCACCGTTGCCTGGCGCGACCGGCTCAATGACCTTGCCGCCGGCGTCGAACTGCTGTCAGTCTTCGACCGGCTCCACGATGTCCGTGCCCTGTTGTCCGCCGTGTTCGTGGAACGGTTCGGCCGCGGAGCCGTCGTTCCTCTGGCGGAGCACGCGGCGTACCTGGTCGCCGAGGTCTACCGGCACAACGGAGCCGTCGACGGCAAGGTACCCCCTGGTATCGGCCCGGCCGACGGCTCGCTCGACGAACTCCAGGTTCTGCGTCGACACGTCCTGGACAAGCTCTACGCTGACATCTCCCGAAGCGATACCGAGGAGGTGGTCTGGAGCCCCGGGCACGTGCGTGCACTGGCCACCGGACTGCCCGCACGGTTCCGTGCCGCACCACTGGCGCACAGCGTGCTCGTGCAATCCTGGAACGGGCACTTGGTGTTCAACGACGCATACGCCGGGCACGGCATGCTCTATGGCCGGTTCCTCGGCCCGGACCGGGACCTGGGCGGTGCCGCACTGCCCCATCTTGCCGAGCGGCTGCGACGGCAGTACGGCACGGACGGCCACCGGCTCGTTGAGGACCTCGGTCTGCACCGTCTCAACGTCAACGCCCACGCACCCGTCCTGTCCGACGGCCTGGTCCCGGACGACTGGTTCACCTTCCGGCTCGCCCATGACCCGGACACCGACGGTCTCACCGTGCTCGACGCGGAAGAACGGCCCACCCGTGTCCTCACCCTCGGCGCCGGGCACCCCGAACTGTTCCCGCCACCCGTACGGGTGGCTACCTGGCTCGT
Coding sequences within:
- a CDS encoding lantibiotic dehydratase, whose translation is MTVQQAESTATSPATPAAGALEPLWVLRVNLLRRTRLSDPALAAVLGDLLTAEATLAAAAQKCSDELHELIGATTDREARGRLIALRRDVHNDRRPRSGTAVTPAVDQWAAARDRRDALRARIADTYPQAIAREREGLGALLADDDLRRALALVAPEVSDGADRYRAALADSRPLPARLRKSERGLVQYVTRAMIRTSPLSRFTAVGVAVPDDRGRAPDEIRFASAVPFMGLDRVMLGYVAAGLTAPRDGVGLDHWVQLPPTAEVDESSARLYFMRPTAKGIQRLSTPVTGLVQSVLEATAMGPRRVGAIAGHIAERTEVHYDQAVRAIAQAVGAGILCTCDGPEDGDAPYSALLHRPDSPVVRLDDVARRLKVIADAPPEDRVAELSRLRSALADVSRHAGRPAQILVEEDYVLPPRTVATVAWRDRLNDLAAGVELLSVFDRLHDVRALLSAVFVERFGRGAVVPLAEHAAYLVAEVYRHNGAVDGKVPPGIGPADGSLDELQVLRRHVLDKLYADISRSDTEEVVWSPGHVRALATGLPARFRAAPLAHSVLVQSWNGHLVFNDAYAGHGMLYGRFLGPDRDLGGAALPHLAERLRRQYGTDGHRLVEDLGLHRLNVNAHAPVLSDGLVPDDWFTFRLAHDPDTDGLTVLDAEERPTRVLTLGAGHPELFPPPVRVATWLVSGGRLMEDLIGGWHSTTGWDGDSSRPCPRLRVGSAVLSRRRWYGGREMADAVAAGPAEHDRLLALTKWRARHCIPAEIVLKTPLDDGYRREAIASGEDAQAHRQRQKPQYVDLQSALSVRVLPRLMERRSPGYLEEALPGVGDGPHAAEWVIEIGRPAGGTFQYGGMPE